In the Gossypium arboreum isolate Shixiya-1 chromosome 10, ASM2569848v2, whole genome shotgun sequence genome, one interval contains:
- the LOC108487477 gene encoding cyclin-A2-4, with amino-acid sequence MRKENVVSANGGEFNGRLTRARAAALCASRQLPLKAPTQPDQKRVLRANTKRTASDGNNTNAAENASHHCKKRAVLQDVTNVCCNNSYRMCINATKIQSKSSKKTRKAQATASKVAPDVAPQVLQTEAKLLKEGIQETEKIDPKLEVTCLVSVRGDHTFPLNRIKDESKHYHWFANQNSTMPLRSQSPPRNAKKVSFSGTSTTSSEPDLKDIDSDKQDLQLCSLYAPEIYNNLRVAELVRRPCPNFMETIQQDITQSMRAILVDWLVEVSEEYKLVPDTLYLTVYLIDWFLSQNYIERPRLQLLGITCMLIASKYEEICAPRVEEFCFITDNTYVREEVLKMESQVLKYIGFQLFAPTAKTFLRRFLRAAQASYTTPSLELEYLANYLAELTLIDYGFLNFSPSMVAASAVFLSRWTLDQSCHPWNPTLEHYTTYSLSDLKTTVLLLQDLQLNTNGCSLSAIRVKYRQQRFKSVASFSSPKLLETLF; translated from the exons ATGAGGAAAGAAAATGTAGTTTCTGCTAATGGTGGAGAATTTAATGGTCGTCTCACACGTGCTCGAGCAGCTGCATTGTGTGCTTCTCGACAGTTGCCTCTGAAGGCACCTACTCAACCAGATCAGAAACGGGTTTTGCGAGCAAATACAAAAAGAACAGCCTCAGATGGAAACAACACCAATGCAGCTGAGAATGCAAGTCATCATTGTAAGAAGAGAGCAGTGCTTCAGGATGTCACGAATGTTTGCTGTAATAATTCGTATAGAATGTGCATTAATGCAACCAAAATCCAG TCTAAGAGCAGCAAGAAGACTAGAAAGGCACAGGCCACTGCATCCAAAGTGGCCCCAGATGTGGCACCTCAAGTCCTGCAAACTGAAGCTAAGTTGCTGAAAGAAGGCATTCAAGAGACTGAAAAAATAGATCCTAAATTAGAAGTTACATGTTTAGTTAGTGTCAGAGGAGATCATACTTTTCCGTTAAATCGCATAAAGGATGAGAGCAAACATTACCACTGGTTTGCAAATCAAAATTCCACAATGCCTTTACGATCCCAAAGTCCTCCAAGAAACG CCAAGAAGGTTAGCTTTTCTGGGACCTCTACAACATCTAGTGAACCAGACTTAAAGGACATTGATTCAGATAAGCAGGACCTTCAATTGTGCAGTCTCTATGCCCCAGAAATCTACAACAATTTGCGTGTTGCAGAG CTTGTTCGCCGGCCTTGTCCTAATTTTATGGAGACAATACAGCAAGATATCACTCAAAGCATGCGGGCAATTTTGGTTGATTGGCTTGTGGAG GTATCTGAAGAATATAAGTTGGTCCCTGACACACTATACCTAACAGTGTATTTAATTGATTGGTTTCTCTCTCAAAACTACATAGAAAGGCCGAGACTTCAACTTCTTGGGATCACCTGCATGCTGATAGCCTC CAAGTATGAGGAAATATGTGCACCACGTGtagaggaattttgcttcatcaCGGACAACACTTATGTTAGAGAGGAG GTGCTAAAAATGGAGAGTCAAGTATTGAAGTATATTGGTTTTCAACTAtttgcacctactgcaaaaaCTTTTCTCAG AAGATTTCTGAGAGCAGCACAAGCTTCTTACACG ACTCCTAGTTTAGAACTGGAATACTTGGCAAATTATCTAGCGGAACTGACATTGATTGACTATGGTTTCTTAAATTTCTCTCCTTCTATGGTGGCTGCATCTGCTGTATTTCTTTCGAGATGGACTTTGGATCAATCATGTCATCCATGG AATCCAACTCTTGAACACTATACCACGTACAGCTTATCGGATCTAAAAACCACAGTTCTCTTATTGCAAGATTTACAGTTGAACACCAACGGTTGCTCTCTATCTGCTATCCGTGTGAAATATAGACAACAAAGG TTCAAATCTGTGGCAAGCTTTTCCTCTCCGAAACTGCTCGAAACACTATTCTAA